ACGACTTCTATCCGGTCTAAGCTTGAGAAGATTAAGGGCGTAATAATCGATGCCGCATTTTTAATCCGTTTGGACAGTTTGGTTTTTTTAGACATATCAATCCCGCGTGCTTGTTGACATAGTGATATAGTTCGAAATTCTCTTTGAATATCGGGGATATAACGTAATGCTAAGGCAACTGCATAGGATATCCGGTAGCTGACCCCGATTCGATTTAGAGACGAGGCAAATTCACTTGGCTGAGTAGTTACGATAAATAGCAGAGCAACGGGAATAACAACAAAATATTTTAGTGAAATATTAAATAAATAAAATAATTGTTCTGCTGTTAATGCGAAGTGACCTGCTCCAATCAGAATGTGTATCGACTGATATATCTCCACTCCCTGCTGAGGAGAGAATATATAAATAGCAATATTATTAAACAGCATAAAGGCTAAAATAAAGACAAGTACATAAGAAACTTCGCTTATTTTTACCTTAGATAATTTAAAAATGATTAAACTAATTGCGAAAAGAAAAAGCAGAATTCTTGTATCATAGGTTAACATGGCTGCAAAAGTCCACATAATAAAGCAAAGT
This genomic stretch from Bacillus oleivorans harbors:
- a CDS encoding energy-coupling factor transporter transmembrane component T family protein, whose translation is MAVEMLSYIERISPIHQLTGATKLLCFIMWTFAAMLTYDTRILLFLFAISLIIFKLSKVKISEVSYVLVFILAFMLFNNIAIYIFSPQQGVEIYQSIHILIGAGHFALTAEQLFYLFNISLKYFVVIPVALLFIVTTQPSEFASSLNRIGVSYRISYAVALALRYIPDIQREFRTISLCQQARGIDMSKKTKLSKRIKNAASIITPLIFSSLDRIEVVSNVMDLRGFGKHRKRTWYSAKPFQKIDFVAIILFFIIWTGSLMITFYDGSRFYNPFK